The following coding sequences lie in one Halorarum halophilum genomic window:
- a CDS encoding ABC transporter permease, which yields MSLRRRVLRRTAFAVLTVYLVCSLSFLLVAIPGDPNTASVRQAAAMEATGNESERAAYIESQVEAYRAANNLDEPLHQRYVRWLVAITTLNWGEASSVPGSVTDAIGRAAPYTLAYLIPGFLVGATLGVASGAASALAGGRRIGRAVSTTTYLLAGVPNFYLAVVLLALVGTAFGWDATGWQSGPWPAQYWLRMALPAAVTATGTLAAAHRHTRSNALARRNEDYVSFVAATGAGPLATARHLLRPAAVPLLTLLYGDLLAALVVTVYVVEYAIGIPGIGALSYGAIRARDVPLVLGTTFVVVLVGVAGSWVQDVLHAVLDPRVRDDG from the coding sequence GTGTCGCTCCGTCGCCGGGTCCTGCGTCGGACCGCCTTCGCCGTCCTCACCGTCTACCTCGTCTGTTCGCTGTCGTTCCTGCTGGTCGCGATACCCGGCGATCCGAACACGGCGTCGGTGCGACAGGCGGCGGCCATGGAGGCGACGGGGAACGAGTCCGAGCGCGCGGCCTACATCGAGTCGCAGGTGGAGGCGTACCGGGCGGCGAACAACCTCGACGAACCGCTCCACCAGCGGTACGTCCGCTGGCTCGTCGCCATCACCACGCTGAACTGGGGCGAGGCGAGCAGCGTTCCCGGGAGCGTCACCGACGCCATCGGCCGCGCCGCGCCGTACACGCTCGCGTACCTGATCCCCGGGTTCCTGGTCGGCGCGACGCTGGGCGTCGCGAGCGGCGCGGCCTCGGCGCTCGCCGGCGGTCGACGAATCGGCCGCGCCGTGTCGACGACGACGTACCTGCTCGCGGGCGTCCCGAACTTCTACCTCGCGGTCGTCCTGCTCGCCCTCGTCGGTACCGCGTTCGGCTGGGACGCCACCGGCTGGCAGTCGGGACCGTGGCCGGCGCAGTACTGGCTCCGGATGGCCCTCCCGGCCGCCGTGACGGCGACCGGGACGCTCGCGGCCGCACACCGGCACACGCGGTCGAACGCGCTCGCCCGCCGGAACGAGGACTACGTCTCGTTCGTCGCGGCGACCGGTGCCGGCCCCCTGGCGACTGCGCGGCACCTGCTCCGTCCCGCCGCCGTCCCTCTGCTCACGCTGCTGTACGGCGACCTGCTCGCCGCGCTCGTCGTCACCGTCTACGTCGTCGAGTACGCGATCGGCATCCCCGGGATCGGCGCGCTGAGCTACGGCGCCATCCGGGCGCGCGACGTGCCGCTTGTCCTCGGCACGACGTTCGTCGTCGTCCTCGTCGGCGTCGCCGGTTCGTGGGTCCAGGACGTGCTCCACGCCGTGCTCGACCCGCGGGTCCGCGACGACGGCTAG